The following is a genomic window from Nitrosomonas communis.
GTCATATCCGTATTGCTCGCGAGAAAGGAGACTGGGCATTGTTGCTCGAAGATTCTCCCCTGCAATTGGGTTTGCATCAATTGCAGTTCAATGCGCGGACGCAAGCAGGTAATTTAATGGCAGATCTAGTCATTCGTGGTGAAAAAGTGGGAGAAACGGTAGCCAGTGTAACACTCCCTTTGGCTTCCAATGAGGGTGCCTGGCAAGTAGCCAAGGATCAGCCGTTGAGTGGAAAAATGAATGTCAACATTGCGGATTTATCCTGGATTGGGCCGACAGTAAATAGCAGCCTGAAAAGCGATGGCCAACTCTCTCTTCAAGCTAAGGTAGCCGGTACGTTTAATCAACCCCGCCTGGACGGGATTATAGAGGGAAAAGAGCTGGCGATCGCTCTGCTGGATGAAGGCATTGATTTGCAGCAAGGAAGCCTTAAAGCTCATTTTGATCAGACTGCTTTGCGAATCAACACCCTTGCTTTCGTTTCGCCGCATCAAAATCCACCCAAGGATGCTATTTTATACAAAATCAAATTACCCAAAGAGGAAGGTCGTCTCACAGTAACGGGCGCCATCGATTATCAAGACCAACGCAGTCATTTGAATATCGAAATAGATCACTTACCTGTGGCGCAGCAATCTGATCGATGGATCATTGCTTCTGGCAACAGTCAAGTAAGCTTAGACAAGCAACAACTTACGATTAATGGCAAATTGACGACAGATGCCGGTTTTATCAAGCAGCCCAAAGCGGGACAACCCCATTTGCCTGATGATGTGGTGATTATTAAGGCGCAATCCCCTCCTCCAGACGGTTCGCAGAAATTATTGGTAAACGTGGATGCCGCATTGGATCTAGGCGAACATTTCTATTTGCAGGCTTCCGGACTGAAAGGCCGGCTAGCCGGGCAATTGCGTTTAAGTAGTAAACCTGGGAAAGCGCTCCATGCAATTGGAACAATTACTGCAGTCGATACAGTCTTCGATGCCTATGGTCAGTACTTGAGTGTTCAGCGTGGTATCGTCAGCTTTAATGGCCCGCTTGACGATCCCGCTCTTAACGTACTCGCCATCCGACCGAATTTACCCGTGGAGGCCGGCGTCCAGGTGACCGGTACCGTACGTAAACCGATCGTTAAATTGGTATCCACACCCAACGTTCCCGATGCCGAAAAATTATCCTGGATCGTGTTGGGACGACCGCCTGATGCGGGTGGTACGGACACGTCGCTATTACTTTCTGCCGCAGGCTCAATTCTGGGAGGGCAAGGGGGTGGCATTGCGAAGACATTAGGTATGGATGAATTTACAATCAAACAGCAGCAAACCACCGACAGTAAAAGTGATGGGGCATTAAGCGGCCAAATTGGCGTCATCGGCAAACGCCTTTCTTCGCGTCTCTATCTGAGCTATGAGCGAGGGCTTACGAGTGCAGCCGCAGGCATCACCAAACTCACTTACAACTTGACACGGAATATCACTATCGTGAGCCGTGCGGGTGAAGATAATGCAATCGATTTATACTATAACTTTCAGTTGGATTGAATGCAGTATGCAAAGTCATTGTCATTCTGTTTCTCAATTAAACGTGACGCGAAATTGAGCCTCAGACAGTATCAATATTACGGCAATGAGACGCGCGCAAAGTGAGCTTTAATTTGTTAAAAAAACGCTTATGCAAGGCACACCCTATTACGTCCATTCTCTTTCGCCTGATACAGCGCTTTGTCGGCCTGATTGAGCAGCGTGTTCAAGTCGGTGTCTTTATCCTTGAGACTAGCCACACCTATCGATACCTTGAAATAAAGCGCCATGCCTGTCTCCAGCGTCACCGCGGTGCAGGCCACTTCCTCGCGCAAGCGCTCCGCAACTTCTGTCGCTTTTTGCAGATCGGTCTCAGGCAGCAATACGGCAAACTCTTCCCCGCCTATACGTCCGATGATATCAACTGTACGCAGCATTTTACGCATGACATCAGACAGCCGTTTGAGCACAGTGTCACCTGCCTGATGCCCATGTCTGTCGTTGATTTTCTTAAAGTTGTCGATGTCGAGCATGAGCGAGGAAAGAGTGTGATGATACCGCTGTGCGCGCATAAGCTCGGCGTTACCCTGTTCCATGAAAAAGCGCCGGTTGAACAATCCGGTCAGATAGTCCTGGCGTGCCTGCTGCTCAAGCTTTTCTTTCAATAGCTCCAGCTCTGTAATATCTGTAGAAATACCGCATAGCCCGCAGATGCTGGTTTTCTTGTCGTTTTCATAAATCGGCGTCTTGATCTCCCAGTAGATACGAAGGTGGCCGTCCTTACCCTTGCAGGTGACTTTCTCTGCAGTATCTTCGCCATGTCGCAGCACACGTATGTCTGTTTCATGCAATCTCGCCACTGTTTCGGGTGGAAAAAAACGTGAATCGGAGCTGCCCGCCAGATCCTCTGCCGAACACTTGAATAGCTCCAGCATCGACCGGTTGGCGTAGATATAACGCCGCTGTTGATCCTTCATAAAAATATACGTGGGGATACGATCCAGTGCAAAACTGAACCGGTCAACCAGGATACGAGCTTGTGCTGCCTCTTTCTCGAGCTTACGCTGGCGGTGTTGGTGGAGAAATAGGCCAATGGTGGAAGCCAGTACAATGACGCCGAAAAATATTCCTTGAGCTAAAATGTGCTGTCGCCATGACTGGAAGATGGAATCGGAATCACGATTGACAGCAACGACCAGGGGTTTGTCCATCTTGAGATCGGCCGGATAAATAGTGCGCAGCGCGAGCATACCATGCTCCTTAGTGGCATACATGATATTCGTGAAGACTTGCTCCTTCTTGCCGCTATTCTGATGTCGCGTAAAGAACGAATCAGGAGGCCTCAGATTCACTCCCTCCATATTTTCTCTTTCGTCAGGTATTGTGAGGAACACCAGGCCATCACTATGGATAAGCGCCACCCACATGCTTGACGCATATTGCACCGACATCATAAGGGTTTTGAAATATTCCGGATCAAGCGTTGCAGAGACAATGCCGGCAAATTCGCCCTGCTCCCCCGCAATCATGCGGATGACGTTAATGACGAATATCCCATCTATGGTTTCAAATGGTGGTGAGACATAAAGCATATCCGCATTGGGATGCTGTTTGACTTCCTGGAAATAATCGCGGAAACCAATATTCATTCCGATCAATTCAGCACGCGTCGAAGCAGTGATGGTGCCTTCTTTATCCACGATGTTCATGGTGCGTATGCCCGGTATGATGCTGGCTGCCTTGAGGTGGCGTATTGCCGCTTGCTGCCCTGCATCGTCTTTCCAGTAAGCCAGATTGCTGCGAACGTTTTCCAGCGCAAGATTCGCACTCGTCAACTGGTACTCCGTGTTCTCAGCAATTACACGCGCCTGAGTCGACAATCTGTCATGCTCACGGACAGCAGTGCGCTCATGCTCAAAATACAGATTAAATGTAATTACCGTACCTAAAGTAATCAAGATCAAGCCAAGCCCAAGCCATTGCACATAAAAAGGTCTTCTTAGCGGAATGATCTGCAACGGCATAGTGCTCTCCTAATTGGTTACTCACCCAATTGACTCTAAGAACACCTGTTCGTTCATATATCAGCCACAGATTCCAATCCACAAACGCGACATGTAGTAGATAATATATCTGGTATTCTTGGCAATTTATATTTTATTACGCCATGCTAAGATGCATGCTGCCAGTCGCAACGATACTTAGAGCGAGGAAGAAAGGATGGGGAAGGTGCTATCAATAAATTTATCAGCTCTCCTTGCCGTATATTGTTTGTATTGCCTGTAATCAGAATGCTTGATTTGACATCAACGCGGTCGCGGTAAATTGCAAAAAACCTTACCCTTCCTCCGAACGCTTACTTATTTTGTCAGGCAAATTCCAGAGAAACCGCCCAGTACTGAGCAGTTGACGGCGTAGCATAGTCCAGTCTTCTGCACGCTTTTTCGCATCCAGGCAGCGCAGCAGTCGCACTCGGAGTGCAGCATTCTGATGGTGCAGTATGGCGGCCCAGAGTGCGTCATTGACGTTGTAAACCCTTCCTTCCTTGAGGCATACCGGGATAACTTGCTCTATTGGTATCGCAAGATCATTCGCAATTGCCTGTACCGCTGCACGAATGCTGATAGCTTTGACATCCTGCTGGTTGCTCAAATCATAGGGAGGCTGCCATGCGCTTGCCGGCCGTAAGAGATCGATATGGCTTACGGCGACCAATATGGGAGGTAAGCGGCGATTCAATTGTGTACTCTGGAATACGCGCAGTGCGTCCAAACAATGCCGCTCAGTTTGTCGATCAGGTCGATTTGCGGGACTGACCCATAGAATAAGATCGGCATTCAGCGCAGCAGTGAGTACTTGTTTCTCATTAAAAAGCGTACTGTCACAGCCTGGGCTATCAAAGATCAGCGCCTGGGTTAATCCTTCGCGTTGCAGTACAAA
Proteins encoded in this region:
- a CDS encoding diguanylate cyclase produces the protein MPLQIIPLRRPFYVQWLGLGLILITLGTVITFNLYFEHERTAVREHDRLSTQARVIAENTEYQLTSANLALENVRSNLAYWKDDAGQQAAIRHLKAASIIPGIRTMNIVDKEGTITASTRAELIGMNIGFRDYFQEVKQHPNADMLYVSPPFETIDGIFVINVIRMIAGEQGEFAGIVSATLDPEYFKTLMMSVQYASSMWVALIHSDGLVFLTIPDERENMEGVNLRPPDSFFTRHQNSGKKEQVFTNIMYATKEHGMLALRTIYPADLKMDKPLVVAVNRDSDSIFQSWRQHILAQGIFFGVIVLASTIGLFLHQHRQRKLEKEAAQARILVDRFSFALDRIPTYIFMKDQQRRYIYANRSMLELFKCSAEDLAGSSDSRFFPPETVARLHETDIRVLRHGEDTAEKVTCKGKDGHLRIYWEIKTPIYENDKKTSICGLCGISTDITELELLKEKLEQQARQDYLTGLFNRRFFMEQGNAELMRAQRYHHTLSSLMLDIDNFKKINDRHGHQAGDTVLKRLSDVMRKMLRTVDIIGRIGGEEFAVLLPETDLQKATEVAERLREEVACTAVTLETGMALYFKVSIGVASLKDKDTDLNTLLNQADKALYQAKENGRNRVCLA